From Dictyoglomus sp. NZ13-RE01, one genomic window encodes:
- the tuf gene encoding elongation factor Tu (EF-Tu; promotes GTP-dependent binding of aminoacyl-tRNA to the A-site of ribosomes during protein biosynthesis; when the tRNA anticodon matches the mRNA codon, GTP hydrolysis results; the inactive EF-Tu-GDP leaves the ribosome and release of GDP is promoted by elongation factor Ts; many prokaryotes have two copies of the gene encoding EF-Tu) translates to FFSGYKPQFYFRTTDVTGEIKLPEGVQMVMPGDNIEMEVKLIKPVALEEGLRFAIREGGKTVGAGVVTKIIE, encoded by the coding sequence ATTTTTCAGTGGGTACAAGCCACAATTTTACTTCAGGACTACAGATGTAACAGGTGAGATAAAGTTACCCGAGGGAGTACAGATGGTGATGCCAGGGGACAATATAGAGATGGAAGTAAAGTTGATAAAGCCAGTTGCATTAGAGGAAGGATTAAGGTTTGCTATAAGAGAGGGAGGAAAAACTGTAGGAGCTGGCGTGGTAACTAAAATTATAGAGTAG
- a CDS encoding 30S ribosomal protein S10, with the protein MGSYLEKQRIRIKLKAFDHRILDQSTKQIIETVRGTGAKISGPIPLPTKVSRYWVLRSPHVNKNSGEHFELRIHKRLIDIIEPTAKTVEALMKLELPAGVEVEIKT; encoded by the coding sequence ATGGGTAGCTATTTGGAAAAGCAAAGGATAAGAATTAAACTCAAAGCATTTGATCATAGAATATTAGATCAGTCAACTAAACAGATTATTGAGACTGTAAGAGGTACAGGGGCAAAAATTTCAGGCCCCATACCTTTACCTACAAAGGTTAGCAGGTATTGGGTTTTGCGTTCTCCTCATGTGAATAAAAATTCAGGGGAACATTTTGAGCTCAGGATCCATAAAAGATTAATAGATATTATTGAGCCTACAGCAAAAACTGTGGAAGCTCTCATGAAGTTAGAGCTTCCAGCAGGTGTGGAAGTAGAAATTAAGACATAG
- a CDS encoding 50S ribosomal protein L3 gives MSAPTTKAILGRKIGMTQIFTEKGEVLPVTVVKGGPCLILSVKTKENDGYDAIQLGYEQCKESKLNKPMRGFFQKLGLPAHKIIKEIRILNPNDYNKGQELRVDIFQEGELVDVTGKTKGRGFTGHIKRWDFRRGRMSHGSKFHRRRASIGAGGVQHVMKGQKMAGRYGYETVTVQNLEIVKVDREKDLLFIKGAVPGPHGNLLIIRKAVKSLRKGIEK, from the coding sequence ATGTCTGCACCGACTACAAAAGCAATTTTGGGAAGAAAAATTGGTATGACGCAGATCTTTACTGAGAAAGGAGAAGTCCTTCCGGTAACAGTAGTAAAAGGAGGACCATGTTTGATACTATCTGTTAAAACAAAAGAAAATGATGGATATGATGCTATACAATTAGGATATGAGCAGTGTAAAGAAAGTAAGCTGAACAAGCCAATGAGAGGTTTTTTCCAAAAACTTGGTCTTCCAGCTCACAAAATAATTAAGGAGATAAGAATTCTTAATCCTAATGATTACAACAAGGGACAGGAGTTAAGAGTAGATATATTTCAAGAGGGAGAATTGGTTGATGTTACTGGCAAAACTAAGGGAAGAGGTTTTACTGGACACATAAAAAGATGGGATTTTAGAAGAGGAAGGATGTCTCATGGCTCAAAGTTTCATAGGAGACGTGCTTCAATTGGAGCAGGTGGAGTACAGCATGTTATGAAGGGACAAAAAATGGCTGGAAGATATGGTTACGAAACTGTTACTGTACAAAATTTAGAAATTGTTAAGGTTGATAGAGAAAAAGATTTATTATTCATAAAAGGAGCTGTTCCAGGTCCTCATGGTAACTTACTTATAATTAGAAAAGCTGTTAAATCACTTAGGAAGGGGATAGAAAAATGA
- a CDS encoding 50S ribosomal protein L4 — MILVPVYNQNAEKVGEIELREELFGVETRPDLFHACVVMHLANGRQGTASTKRRSEVNRSGRKVWPQKGTGHARQGDRKAPHWVGGGRPFGPKPRDYSYKMPKKMRRLAIRSALSTKLRENNLIILDKIELPQPKTKEFIKILNNFGLNNVSVLVSTPQKDENIKRAVSNIEKVKLMVASCLNVYDLLKYDYLILTVDAVKKLEETFLPKEDVSEEVLQ, encoded by the coding sequence ATGATATTAGTTCCAGTTTATAATCAAAATGCGGAGAAAGTTGGAGAAATTGAACTTAGAGAAGAGTTATTTGGAGTAGAGACTCGTCCAGATCTATTCCATGCCTGTGTTGTTATGCATTTAGCAAATGGAAGACAAGGAACAGCATCTACGAAAAGAAGATCTGAGGTAAATAGAAGTGGAAGGAAGGTTTGGCCTCAAAAAGGAACAGGTCACGCAAGACAAGGTGATAGAAAAGCGCCTCATTGGGTTGGAGGCGGTAGACCATTTGGTCCTAAGCCAAGGGATTACTCTTACAAAATGCCTAAAAAAATGAGAAGATTGGCAATCAGATCCGCTTTATCTACAAAACTTAGAGAGAATAACTTAATAATATTAGATAAAATTGAGCTTCCCCAACCAAAAACAAAAGAATTTATCAAAATTTTAAATAATTTTGGCTTAAATAATGTATCTGTTTTAGTAAGCACTCCTCAAAAGGATGAGAATATAAAAAGGGCAGTATCAAATATTGAGAAAGTAAAATTAATGGTTGCATCTTGCTTAAATGTTTATGATTTATTAAAATATGATTATTTGATTTTGACAGTGGATGCAGTTAAAAAATTGGAGGAAACCTTTTTGCCTAAGGAGGATGTAAGCGAGGAGGTATTACAATAA
- a CDS encoding 50S ribosomal protein L23 → MKDPYTVIIRPIISEKSLRLKDEGKYVFEIARDANKIDVRRAVEEIFKVEVEKVAIINEKPKLRRMGLTQGFTSKRKKAIVTLKPGYKIEIISGV, encoded by the coding sequence ATGAAAGATCCGTATACAGTTATTATTAGACCTATTATTTCAGAAAAGAGTTTGAGATTGAAAGATGAGGGGAAGTATGTTTTTGAGATAGCCAGAGATGCTAATAAGATTGATGTTAGAAGAGCTGTTGAAGAAATATTTAAGGTTGAAGTAGAGAAGGTGGCTATAATTAATGAAAAGCCTAAATTAAGAAGAATGGGGTTAACTCAAGGTTTTACTTCTAAAAGAAAGAAAGCAATAGTAACTTTAAAACCAGGATATAAGATCGAGATAATTAGTGGAGTATAG
- a CDS encoding 50S ribosomal protein L2: protein MPLKKLRPITPGTRHALLPDFSEITKEEPEKSLVVPLKKTGGRNNFGHITTRFRGGGHKRLYRIIDFYRIDKDGIPAKVVSIEYDPNRSARIALLCYADGEKRYIIAPEGLKVGDEVISGENVDIKVGNNLPLKNIPDGTMIHNLELYPGRGGQLVRAAGTFAQILGKEGKFAYVRLPSGEIRLFDLRCRATIGQVGNVDHKNVVLGKAGRNRWLGRRPHVRGSAMNPVDHPHGGGEGKAPIGHPGPLTPWGKPTLGYKTRKKRKPSDRFIVQRANEKKEVK from the coding sequence ATGCCACTTAAAAAATTAAGACCAATAACGCCAGGAACAAGGCATGCTCTCCTCCCAGACTTTTCAGAGATAACCAAGGAGGAGCCAGAAAAGTCTTTAGTGGTTCCTCTTAAAAAGACGGGAGGAAGAAATAACTTTGGTCATATAACTACTCGTTTTAGAGGGGGAGGGCATAAGAGATTATATAGAATAATTGATTTTTATAGGATTGATAAGGACGGTATTCCTGCAAAAGTGGTAAGTATAGAGTATGATCCGAATAGATCCGCAAGAATAGCACTGTTATGCTATGCGGATGGAGAAAAAAGGTATATTATTGCTCCTGAAGGTTTAAAGGTTGGAGATGAGGTTATTTCTGGAGAGAATGTTGATATAAAGGTTGGAAATAATCTTCCTTTGAAAAATATTCCTGATGGAACAATGATTCATAATTTGGAGCTCTATCCAGGAAGAGGAGGACAATTAGTAAGGGCTGCTGGCACTTTTGCTCAAATTCTTGGTAAAGAAGGGAAATTTGCATATGTACGTCTTCCTTCTGGAGAAATTAGATTATTTGATTTAAGATGTAGAGCTACTATTGGACAAGTAGGAAATGTAGATCATAAAAATGTTGTTTTAGGAAAAGCAGGAAGAAATAGATGGCTCGGTAGGAGACCTCATGTGAGAGGTTCTGCTATGAATCCTGTGGATCATCCTCACGGTGGCGGTGAGGGTAAAGCTCCTATAGGACATCCTGGACCTCTCACTCCTTGGGGTAAGCCTACCTTAGGTTATAAGACTCGTAAAAAGAGGAAACCTTCGGATAGATTTATTGTACAGCGTGCTAATGAGAAAAAGGAAGTAAAATAA
- a CDS encoding 30S ribosomal protein S19: MGRSLKKGPYVDPKLLEKIRKLNEKGEKKIIKTWSRRSVIVPEMVGHTIAVYNGRKHIPIYITENMIGHRLGEFAPTRTFTGHRIPTARITAIK, translated from the coding sequence ATGGGACGTTCATTAAAGAAAGGACCTTACGTAGATCCAAAACTACTTGAAAAAATAAGGAAATTAAATGAAAAGGGAGAAAAAAAGATTATCAAAACTTGGTCAAGAAGATCTGTAATAGTCCCAGAGATGGTGGGACATACAATAGCAGTATATAATGGGAGAAAGCACATTCCCATATATATAACTGAGAACATGATAGGACATAGATTAGGAGAGTTTGCTCCTACCCGAACCTTTACAGGTCACAGAATTCCCACAGCCCGAATTACTGCTATAAAGTAG
- a CDS encoding 50S ribosomal protein L22, producing the protein MFEVKAESKFIRMSPYKARRVIDLIRGKDVNEAEAILTALPHKAAYFILKCLRSAKANAEHNFGLRADRLFVSRAFVNEGPRWKRLNPRARGRADIIQKRNCHIVIYVQEREEE; encoded by the coding sequence ATGTTCGAAGTAAAAGCAGAAAGCAAGTTTATTAGAATGTCACCATACAAGGCAAGAAGAGTTATTGATTTGATAAGAGGAAAAGATGTAAATGAGGCTGAGGCAATTTTAACTGCTCTGCCTCATAAGGCTGCATACTTTATTTTAAAATGTTTGAGATCTGCAAAAGCAAATGCAGAGCACAATTTTGGGTTAAGAGCGGATAGATTGTTTGTATCTCGTGCTTTTGTTAATGAGGGACCGAGATGGAAGAGGTTAAATCCAAGGGCTCGTGGGCGTGCTGATATTATTCAAAAAAGGAATTGTCATATAGTTATCTACGTTCAAGAGAGGGAGGAAGAGTAA
- a CDS encoding 30S ribosomal protein S3, whose product MGQKTHPYGFRLGITKDWKSHWFATKDYSVFLHEDWAIRNYIKTNYLQAGVSLIEIERKVANRVDVKIHAARPGILIGRNGAEIENIRKNLMKLTNKNVFVTVVEVKVPELDAQLVAENIASQIERRVSYKRAMKQAINRALRSGAKGIKVMCSGRLNGAEIARSEWFREGRVPLQTLRADIDYGFAEAKTISGVIGVKVWIYRGDKPELGKETVEEVPSKSTKIYLEDEDFEKDEVNYDVDA is encoded by the coding sequence GTGGGACAGAAAACACATCCCTATGGATTTAGATTAGGGATAACCAAAGATTGGAAAAGTCATTGGTTTGCCACAAAAGATTATTCTGTATTCTTACATGAAGATTGGGCAATTCGTAATTATATAAAAACAAATTATTTACAAGCTGGGGTTTCTTTAATAGAGATAGAAAGGAAAGTAGCAAATAGGGTAGATGTTAAAATACATGCTGCTCGTCCTGGAATTTTGATTGGTAGGAATGGTGCGGAAATAGAAAATATAAGGAAAAACTTGATGAAATTGACAAATAAGAATGTTTTCGTAACTGTAGTAGAGGTAAAGGTTCCCGAACTTGATGCTCAATTAGTAGCAGAGAATATAGCTTCTCAGATTGAAAGAAGGGTTAGTTATAAAAGAGCCATGAAACAGGCAATAAATAGGGCTCTTAGAAGTGGAGCAAAAGGAATTAAGGTTATGTGTTCTGGTAGATTGAATGGCGCTGAAATTGCAAGATCTGAATGGTTTAGGGAAGGAAGAGTCCCTCTGCAAACTTTAAGGGCAGATATTGATTATGGGTTTGCAGAGGCTAAAACTATATCAGGAGTCATAGGTGTAAAAGTCTGGATATATCGTGGAGACAAACCAGAACTTGGTAAAGAAACTGTTGAAGAAGTTCCTTCAAAATCTACAAAGATCTATTTAGAGGATGAAGATTTTGAAAAGGATGAGGTGAACTACGATGTTGATGCCTAA
- a CDS encoding 50S ribosomal protein L16, which produces MLMPKRVKYRKQHRGRMKGKATRGNTLVFGDYGIQALAPAWITSEQIEAVRRTLTRHAGKNGRVWIRIFPDKSVTARPAESRMGGGKGDVKDWVAVVKPGTILFEISGIPEEDAKEAVRIAGTKLPIKTRFVTRELGGE; this is translated from the coding sequence ATGTTGATGCCTAAAAGAGTCAAATATAGAAAGCAACATCGAGGAAGAATGAAAGGTAAGGCTACAAGAGGCAATACATTGGTATTTGGTGATTATGGCATTCAAGCATTGGCGCCTGCATGGATCACAAGTGAACAAATAGAGGCTGTAAGAAGAACTCTTACTCGTCATGCAGGTAAAAATGGGAGAGTTTGGATAAGAATTTTTCCTGACAAATCTGTCACTGCAAGACCTGCTGAGAGTAGAATGGGTGGTGGTAAAGGAGATGTTAAAGATTGGGTAGCAGTGGTCAAGCCAGGCACTATATTATTTGAGATCTCTGGTATTCCAGAAGAAGATGCAAAAGAGGCAGTTAGGATTGCTGGTACTAAACTTCCTATAAAAACACGTTTTGTAACAAGAGAATTAGGTGGTGAGTAA
- a CDS encoding 50S ribosomal protein L29: MVKARDLREKTDEELKEELKKLRMELFNLRFQLSTGGLTNPHRIKMVRKDIARILTILRERELNKS, from the coding sequence ATGGTTAAGGCAAGAGATTTAAGGGAAAAGACGGATGAGGAATTAAAAGAGGAGCTTAAAAAATTAAGAATGGAATTATTTAATTTAAGATTTCAGCTCTCTACAGGTGGATTAACAAATCCTCACAGAATTAAAATGGTAAGAAAAGATATAGCAAGGATTCTAACCATACTTCGAGAGCGAGAACTTAATAAATCTTAA
- a CDS encoding 30S ribosomal protein S17: MAGKRRELIGKVVSNKMQKTIVVLVESTFSHPLYKKTVKKIKKYKAHDEHQEAKEGDIVLIQETRPLSKEKRWRLVKILKRAELAPSEVVVPKEEIALEAGENNDSATN; encoded by the coding sequence ATGGCTGGCAAAAGAAGAGAATTAATTGGAAAAGTTGTAAGTAATAAAATGCAGAAAACCATTGTAGTTTTAGTGGAAAGTACCTTTTCTCATCCTCTATATAAAAAGACTGTAAAGAAGATTAAAAAATATAAAGCCCATGATGAACATCAAGAGGCTAAAGAGGGAGATATTGTTTTAATTCAAGAGACAAGACCTTTAAGCAAGGAAAAAAGATGGAGATTGGTTAAAATATTAAAGAGAGCAGAGTTGGCACCTTCTGAAGTTGTTGTTCCTAAAGAAGAAATTGCTTTAGAGGCAGGTGAGAATAATGATTCAGCCACAAACTAG
- a CDS encoding 50S ribosomal protein L14 → MIQPQTRLVVADNSGAKEIMCFRILGKKKVASVGDIIVASVKDAIPRANIKKGDVVYAVVIRTRRTIKRKDGSCVRFDDNAAVIIDKQGNPRGTRVFGPVARELRDKNFTKIISLAAEVI, encoded by the coding sequence ATGATTCAGCCACAAACTAGGTTAGTTGTTGCTGATAATAGTGGAGCAAAAGAAATTATGTGTTTTAGAATTCTTGGGAAAAAGAAGGTGGCAAGTGTTGGAGATATTATTGTAGCAAGTGTTAAGGATGCAATTCCAAGAGCAAATATTAAAAAGGGCGATGTAGTTTATGCGGTAGTTATAAGAACAAGAAGAACTATTAAGAGAAAAGATGGGTCTTGTGTAAGATTTGATGATAATGCAGCTGTTATCATTGATAAACAAGGAAATCCAAGAGGAACAAGAGTATTTGGACCAGTAGCAAGAGAACTAAGAGATAAGAACTTTACAAAGATTATTTCTTTAGCTGCGGAAGTAATTTAA
- a CDS encoding 50S ribosomal protein L24 — MGFSIKKGDLVLVISGKDKGKRGKVISVLPKENKIIVEGINIVKKHTRPTQKNRQGGIIEKPAPLYRCKVMLICPRCNQPTRVGFTFLESGQKVRKCKKCNEIIDQV; from the coding sequence ATGGGATTTAGTATAAAAAAAGGTGATTTAGTATTAGTTATATCTGGAAAGGATAAGGGTAAAAGAGGAAAGGTTATCTCTGTTCTGCCCAAGGAGAATAAAATTATTGTTGAGGGAATTAATATTGTTAAGAAGCATACTCGTCCTACCCAGAAAAATAGACAGGGTGGGATTATTGAGAAACCTGCTCCTCTATACAGGTGCAAGGTAATGCTTATTTGTCCTCGTTGTAATCAACCAACAAGGGTTGGTTTTACTTTCTTGGAGTCTGGTCAAAAAGTTAGAAAATGTAAAAAGTGTAACGAAATAATTGATCAGGTATAA
- a CDS encoding 50S ribosomal protein L5: MEILRKKYKEEIIPAMMKKFNYKNPMAVPKLEKIVVNIGVSEAVQNPSAIESAARDLAIITGQKPIVRKARKSISNFHLRKGMPIGLKVTLRGDRMYAFLYKLINIALPRVRDFQGVSPSSFDGRGNYTLGIKEQLIFPEIEYDKIDKIRGMDITIVTTAKTDEEAKELLTLLGMPFKK; encoded by the coding sequence ATGGAGATTTTAAGGAAAAAATATAAAGAGGAAATTATTCCTGCAATGATGAAAAAATTTAACTATAAAAATCCAATGGCAGTTCCAAAATTGGAAAAAATAGTAGTTAATATTGGAGTAAGCGAAGCTGTACAGAATCCTTCAGCAATAGAATCTGCTGCAAGGGATTTAGCAATAATTACAGGACAGAAACCTATAGTAAGGAAGGCAAGAAAGTCCATATCTAACTTTCATTTAAGGAAGGGCATGCCTATTGGACTAAAAGTCACATTAAGAGGAGATAGAATGTATGCCTTTTTATATAAATTAATTAATATAGCTCTACCAAGGGTAAGAGATTTTCAGGGAGTTTCACCTAGTTCCTTTGATGGAAGAGGTAATTATACCTTAGGAATAAAAGAACAATTGATTTTCCCTGAGATAGAATATGACAAAATAGATAAAATTCGTGGTATGGATATTACTATTGTAACAACCGCAAAAACTGATGAAGAGGCAAAAGAGCTTTTGACACTTTTAGGCATGCCTTTTAAAAAATAA
- a CDS encoding 30S ribosomal protein S14 type Z, with product MAKKSQIVKWLKPKKYKVREYNRCRICGRPRGYIRKFGLCRLCFRELALKGEIPGVRKASW from the coding sequence GTGGCTAAGAAATCACAAATTGTTAAATGGCTAAAACCTAAGAAATATAAAGTTAGAGAGTATAATAGATGCAGAATTTGTGGAAGACCAAGGGGATATATAAGGAAATTTGGTCTATGTAGATTATGTTTTAGAGAATTAGCTCTAAAAGGAGAAATTCCTGGTGTCAGAAAAGCAAGTTGGTAG
- the rpsH gene encoding 30S ribosomal protein S8, whose product MTLTDPIADMLTRINNANQRRKPFVEVPFSKIKLSIAEILLKEGYIENYEVLGEEPKKVIKIWLKYINKTPVIQGLKRVSKPGRRLYAGKEELPRVLGGLGIAIVSTSKGIMTDKEARALGIGGEVLCMVW is encoded by the coding sequence ATGACACTTACAGATCCAATTGCAGATATGCTAACGAGAATTAATAATGCTAATCAAAGGAGAAAGCCTTTTGTAGAAGTTCCTTTTTCAAAAATAAAGTTAAGTATTGCCGAAATATTATTAAAAGAAGGATATATAGAAAATTACGAGGTACTCGGCGAGGAACCAAAGAAAGTAATAAAGATCTGGCTGAAGTATATCAATAAAACACCAGTTATCCAAGGTTTAAAGAGAGTAAGTAAGCCAGGTAGAAGGTTATATGCAGGAAAAGAAGAACTGCCAAGAGTCTTAGGAGGGCTTGGAATAGCTATTGTATCTACATCAAAAGGAATAATGACCGATAAAGAAGCAAGAGCCTTAGGAATCGGCGGAGAAGTTCTTTGTATGGTATGGTAG
- a CDS encoding 50S ribosomal protein L6: protein MSRIGRKPIPIPEKVQVEFLDGNTLRVKGPLGVLERSFNPIISISVKDSQIVVERPNDEKFTKALHGLTRALINNMIIGVTQGFEKRLEIQGTGYRARIQGNKLVMDLGFSHPVELDIPEGLNVTVEENTKITVRGIDKEKVGQFAAYVRSIRPVEPYKGKGIRYLGEKVRQKAGKAGKK, encoded by the coding sequence ATGTCAAGAATAGGTAGGAAGCCAATACCAATTCCGGAAAAAGTGCAAGTAGAGTTTTTAGATGGAAATACTTTGAGGGTTAAAGGACCCTTAGGGGTATTAGAAAGAAGCTTTAATCCTATTATCTCTATAAGTGTTAAGGATAGCCAGATAGTTGTTGAGAGACCAAATGATGAAAAGTTTACAAAAGCTCTGCATGGATTAACCAGAGCTTTAATAAATAACATGATTATTGGGGTAACTCAAGGTTTTGAAAAAAGATTAGAAATACAGGGAACTGGATACAGAGCAAGGATACAAGGAAACAAATTAGTTATGGATTTAGGTTTCTCTCATCCTGTAGAATTAGATATTCCTGAAGGATTAAATGTCACTGTAGAGGAAAATACAAAAATTACTGTAAGAGGAATAGATAAGGAGAAAGTTGGACAATTTGCTGCATATGTCCGTAGCATTAGACCAGTTGAACCTTATAAGGGTAAAGGTATTAGATACTTAGGAGAGAAAGTACGTCAAAAAGCTGGTAAGGCTGGTAAGAAATAG
- a CDS encoding 50S ribosomal protein L18: MINKPSRKELRKIRHLRIRKKVFGTPERPRLCVYKSLRYIYAQIIDDTKGHTLVSASSLEKELRKQLKSTDNIEAAQLVGKTIAQRALEKGIKKVVFDRAGFLYHGRIKALADSARAEGLEF; the protein is encoded by the coding sequence ATGATTAACAAACCATCTCGAAAAGAATTAAGGAAGATTAGACATTTAAGAATTAGAAAGAAGGTATTTGGAACTCCAGAAAGACCAAGATTATGTGTTTACAAAAGTTTGAGATATATTTATGCCCAAATAATTGATGATACAAAAGGGCATACTTTGGTTTCTGCTTCTTCTCTTGAGAAAGAACTTAGAAAACAATTGAAATCTACCGATAATATAGAAGCTGCACAATTAGTAGGAAAAACTATTGCCCAAAGAGCTTTGGAAAAAGGTATTAAAAAAGTAGTTTTTGATAGAGCTGGATTTTTATATCATGGAAGAATAAAGGCTCTGGCAGATAGCGCAAGAGCTGAAGGTTTAGAATTTTAA
- a CDS encoding 30S ribosomal protein S5 — MGKELEPIFKERVVEIRRVAKVVKGGKNLRFRALVVVGDEQGTVGVGIAKAAEVPDAIRKATRRAKKNAVKVAISKGTIPHEVVGKLGASKILLKPAAPGTGVIAGGAARAVLELAGIKNVLAKSLGSTTAINLAQATLNALKSLRSLPEVAKARGKRINEVIGVEQSKDKEGEN, encoded by the coding sequence TTGGGTAAAGAATTAGAACCTATTTTTAAAGAGAGAGTTGTAGAGATAAGGAGAGTAGCCAAAGTAGTTAAGGGTGGAAAGAACCTTAGGTTTAGGGCATTAGTCGTAGTAGGAGATGAGCAAGGCACAGTAGGAGTTGGTATCGCTAAGGCTGCAGAAGTACCTGATGCTATAAGAAAGGCAACAAGAAGAGCAAAGAAAAATGCAGTTAAAGTGGCTATAAGTAAGGGGACTATTCCTCATGAGGTTGTAGGAAAGTTAGGAGCATCTAAAATTCTATTAAAGCCAGCAGCTCCAGGAACAGGCGTTATAGCTGGAGGTGCAGCACGAGCAGTTTTAGAGCTTGCAGGAATAAAGAATGTTTTAGCTAAGTCTTTGGGTTCCACAACAGCTATTAATTTAGCACAGGCGACTTTAAATGCGTTAAAGTCTCTAAGGAGTCTCCCAGAAGTAGCAAAGGCAAGAGGAAAGAGAATAAACGAGGTTATTGGAGTAGAGCAGTCTAAAGATAAGGAGGGAGAAAATTGA
- a CDS encoding 50S ribosomal protein L15, whose translation MKLFELKPKLGSRKEPKRIGCGYAASGKYAGRGMSGQNSRTGDGTRPGFEGGQTPLTRRLPKLGGIPNAPYRKYTVVNLSVLDKHFNANDEVTPEILLKKRIIKKLEWGLKILGDGEITKPLVVKAHAFSSTAKEKIEKAGGKAEVIE comes from the coding sequence TTGAAACTATTTGAGTTAAAGCCAAAATTAGGTTCAAGAAAAGAGCCAAAGAGAATAGGGTGTGGTTACGCTGCTTCTGGAAAATATGCAGGAAGAGGAATGAGTGGTCAAAACTCTCGTACAGGTGATGGTACAAGACCAGGTTTTGAAGGGGGACAAACACCTTTAACCAGGAGATTGCCTAAGTTAGGTGGAATTCCAAATGCTCCTTATAGGAAATATACAGTAGTTAATCTGAGTGTTTTGGATAAGCATTTTAATGCAAATGATGAGGTAACTCCTGAAATATTATTGAAAAAGAGAATTATCAAAAAATTGGAATGGGGACTAAAGATTTTAGGGGATGGAGAAATAACGAAGCCTTTAGTGGTGAAAGCCCATGCTTTTAGCTCCACGGCAAAGGAGAAGATTGAAAAAGCTGGTGGTAAAGCAGAGGTGATTGAATAG